One window of Chamaesiphon minutus PCC 6605 genomic DNA carries:
- the rpmF gene encoding 50S ribosomal protein L32: MAVPKKKTSKSKRDKRRATWRNKAAIQARKALSLGKSVLTGRSTSFVYPQPDDEESAE, from the coding sequence ATGGCAGTTCCAAAGAAGAAAACATCCAAATCCAAACGTGACAAACGCCGCGCTACTTGGCGTAACAAAGCCGCTATTCAAGCTAGAAAAGCACTCTCATTAGGTAAATCCGTTCTGACTGGACGCTCTACTAGCTTTGTTTATCCTCAGCCTGATGATGAAGAATCCGCTGAATAA
- a CDS encoding HPF/RaiA family ribosome-associated protein has product MRSNTQIFWQNLSPSDAIEVKIRKQIAKLEKLSEHLSDCRVIIEVPHRHHHQGNIYHVQINLTVPGSQLIVNRQPSAQQSHEDLDIAIRDAFESAERQLKEYTQQQRGEIKTHAGGDPDDNHHPIPRSH; this is encoded by the coding sequence ATGAGATCGAATACCCAAATTTTCTGGCAGAACCTGTCACCATCGGACGCGATTGAAGTCAAGATTCGCAAACAGATTGCCAAGCTCGAAAAACTCTCCGAGCATCTTAGCGATTGTCGAGTCATTATTGAAGTCCCACATCGCCACCATCATCAAGGCAACATTTACCACGTTCAAATTAATTTGACTGTCCCTGGTAGCCAATTAATCGTCAATCGTCAGCCATCAGCGCAGCAGTCACATGAAGATCTCGACATTGCCATTCGAGATGCCTTTGAGAGTGCCGAACGCCAACTTAAAGAGTATACACAGCAACAACGCGGCGAAATTAAAACACATGCGGGAGGCGATCCGGATGACAATCATCACCCGATTCCGCGATCGCACTGA
- a CDS encoding phosphoribosyltransferase, whose protein sequence is MTIITRFRDRTEAGQLLASQLTAYANHPDVLVLGIPRGGVPVAFEVAEALNAPLDICLVRKLGVPGHPELAIGAISASGFEVLNENLLDWLRISGHTIAEVASLELQKLHRHDLIYRGDRTPLKIHDRIVILVDEGLATGAMMRAAIGEIAPHQPQRIIIAAPVAPPDTCQELRLEVDEVVCLVTPEQFEGIGLWYKDFERTTDDEVCELLNVATYRFYSSIG, encoded by the coding sequence ATGACAATCATCACCCGATTCCGCGATCGCACTGAAGCCGGACAACTACTTGCCAGCCAACTTACCGCATATGCCAATCATCCCGATGTCCTGGTGCTCGGTATCCCGCGCGGCGGCGTACCTGTCGCCTTTGAAGTGGCAGAAGCACTCAATGCACCCTTAGACATCTGTTTGGTGCGGAAACTTGGCGTTCCCGGACATCCAGAACTCGCCATCGGCGCGATCTCTGCTAGTGGGTTTGAGGTATTGAATGAAAATCTGCTTGATTGGCTGCGAATTTCTGGACATACAATCGCCGAAGTTGCCAGTCTGGAGCTTCAGAAACTACATCGACACGATCTCATCTATCGGGGAGATCGTACCCCACTAAAGATCCACGATCGAATTGTCATTTTAGTAGATGAGGGTTTGGCGACGGGTGCGATGATGCGGGCGGCTATCGGCGAAATCGCACCCCATCAACCACAGCGCATAATTATCGCCGCTCCAGTTGCGCCGCCGGACACTTGCCAGGAGTTGAGATTGGAAGTCGATGAAGTAGTGTGCTTAGTCACTCCCGAACAGTTTGAGGGGATTGGTTTATGGTATAAGGATTTCGAGCGAACCACCGATGATGAAGTGTGTGAATTGCTGAATGTAGCAACCTACAGGTTTTACAGCTCGATCGGGTAA
- a CDS encoding DUF4342 domain-containing protein, with the protein MNAPIDSERNVERVDAELAPTTPAAKTEEKIGVEEFTITGDALVAKIKELIHQGNIRRIILKNEEGRILIEIPLTVGVVGSVLSAALFPVMAAVGAIGAMVAHLTIAIEKRE; encoded by the coding sequence ATGAATGCACCTATCGATTCCGAACGAAACGTCGAACGAGTTGATGCTGAATTAGCACCTACCACACCCGCAGCGAAGACAGAAGAAAAAATTGGGGTAGAAGAATTTACGATTACAGGGGATGCTCTTGTTGCCAAAATTAAGGAACTGATTCACCAAGGCAATATTCGGCGAATTATCCTCAAAAATGAAGAAGGCCGCATCTTAATTGAAATTCCCTTAACAGTAGGTGTTGTCGGTAGTGTCCTGAGCGCGGCTCTGTTTCCCGTCATGGCTGCTGTTGGGGCAATTGGGGCGATGGTCGCTCATCTCACGATCGCGATCGAGAAACGCGAATAA